One window from the genome of Lasioglossum baleicum chromosome 9, iyLasBale1, whole genome shotgun sequence encodes:
- the Ant gene encoding ADP/ATP translocase, with the protein MSGLADPVAFAKDFIAGGVAAAISKTAVAPIERVKLLLQVQHISKQIPEDQRYKGMVDCFVRIPKEQGFLSYWRGNFANVIRYFPTQALNFAFKDKYKQVFLGGVDKNTQFMRYFLGNLASGGAAGATSLCFVYPLDFARTRLAADVGKAGGEREFSGLGNCLTKIFKTDGLGGLYRGFGVSVQGIIIYRASYFGFYDTARGMLPDPKKTPFLVSWGIAQVVTTVAGIVSYPFDTVRRRMMMQSGRAKSDILYKSTLHCWATIYKSEGGNAFFKGAFSNVLRGTGGALVLVLYDEIKNLL; encoded by the exons ATGTCTGGTCTTGCGGATCCAGTTGCCTTCGCCAAGGACTTCATAGCCGGCGGTGTGGCCGCGGCTATTTCGAAGACGGCGGTCGCTCCAATTGAGCGTGTGAAGCTGTTGCTGCAGGTACAGCACATCTCCAAGCAAATCCCGGAGGACCAGCGTTACAAGG GTATGGTCGATTGTTTTGTGCGCATTCCAAAGGAACAAGGATTTTTGAGCTACTGGCGTGGTAACTTTGCCAATGTCATCAGATACTTCCCAACTCAGGCTTTGAACTTTGCCTTCAAAGACAAGTACAAGCAAGTTTTCCTGGGTGGTGTTGACAAGAACACCCAGTTTATGCGTTATTTCCTTGGTAATCTTGCCTCTGGTGGTGCTGCTGGAGCCACTTCCCTCTGTTTTGTCTACCCACTTGATTTCGCCAGAACCAG GTTGGCGGCTGATGTAGGCAAAGCTGGAGGAGAACGTGAATTCTCTGGTCTTGGAAACTGCTTAACAAAGATTTTCAAGACTGACGGTCTTGGTGGTCTCTACCGTGGATTCGGTGTATCCGTCCAGGGTATCATCATCTACCGTGCATCCTACTTTGGTTTCTATGACACTGCCCGTGGTATGCTGCCAGATCCGAAGAAAACGCCATTCCTTGTCTCATGGGGTATTGCTCAA GTTGTAACCACCGTCGCTGGTATTGTATCGTATCCATTCGACACAGTACGTAGGCGTATGATGATGCAGTCTGGCCGCGCCAAATCCGACATTTTGTACAAGAGCACTCTTCACTGCTGGGCCACAATCTACAAATCTGAAGGTGGAAACGCTTTCTTCAAGGGTGCTTTCTCCAACGTTCTGCGTGGTACTGGTGGTGCGCTCGTATTGGTACTTTATGACGAAATTAAGAATCTCCTCTAA